A section of the Bacilli bacterium PM5-9 genome encodes:
- a CDS encoding adenine phosphoribosyltransferase (product_source=KO:K00759; cath_funfam=3.40.50.2020; cog=COG0503; ko=KO:K00759; pfam=PF00156; superfamily=53271; tigrfam=TIGR01090) has protein sequence MDLKKYIASVNDYPIEGVIFRDITPLMANGEAFAYATDCFTEFAKEVEADVIVGPEARGFIFGCPVATNLKLGFIPVRKPNKLPRETISTSYDLEYGSNTLCMHSDSIKPGQKVVIVDDLLATGGTIKASIELVEKMGGIVVGCAFLIELVDLKGRELLNDYKVTSLMEF, from the coding sequence ATGGATTTAAAAAAATATATTGCATCAGTTAATGATTATCCAATTGAAGGAGTTATTTTTAGAGATATAACACCACTAATGGCAAATGGTGAGGCTTTTGCTTATGCGACAGATTGTTTTACTGAATTTGCAAAAGAAGTTGAGGCAGATGTTATTGTAGGACCTGAGGCTAGGGGATTTATTTTTGGTTGTCCTGTAGCAACTAATCTTAAACTTGGTTTTATTCCTGTAAGAAAACCAAACAAGCTACCTCGTGAAACAATTAGCACTTCATATGATTTAGAGTACGGAAGCAATACTTTGTGTATGCATTCTGATTCAATTAAACCAGGACAAAAAGTAGTTATTGTTGATGATTTACTTGCTACTGGAGGAACAATTAAAGCTTCAATTGAATTAGTAGAAAAAATGGGTGGAATTGTTGTAGGTTGTGCCTTTTTAATAGAATTAGTTGATTTAAAAGGTAGAGAACTTTTAAATGATTACAAAGTAACTTCATTAATGGAGTTTTAA